A single window of Triticum urartu cultivar G1812 unplaced genomic scaffold, Tu2.1 TuUngrouped_contig_5475, whole genome shotgun sequence DNA harbors:
- the LOC125529274 gene encoding protein FAR1-RELATED SEQUENCE 5-like, which produces MEGSYQANEEFYAGDYIGTQPVRSQYPEMMFDPRISQMQGGGINFLQMIPPYSLAYPVHQFGTSTHPLAVVSNKSVPVTGQHATPVVKHKENALVLSPGFGVNMSYTQMLLAAESEDPLFGSPHTEYYPVGAENETFMVTGRNTRLSELAGMDNPESSNYIEQDDPSNWNNNQTDFQVADLALQTATWDDGVPAPGAELLQALGICPGDNQYEDVSCSEDSDTDPSAFDKVLVDAEEDANQVVAAHGDQHGDNEAVDNDVDRFSLDDIDNFLENDSVLAAQTCSQEVRSRHVPQMGMDFETSKAAQAFYNSYSCLCGFSVRKASNYCGQTSTGGGESRCIFRCNRSGKVLDEEQKEARRKQRKDRWQQRTGKLAPETRKRKRNVIDVTGCQAKLVVSKKNGRWFVTDINLEHNHELSPPDESKFLRSHKQMTDEEKLLVRTLNSAKLPTRKIMDILSFLRHGPLPYTKKYVTNLRASIRKENDGNDMMQLLDYFRTKQAEDPRYYYKFKVHPQKPSKVLCIFWADGYSRKMYDLYGDSLSFDTTYKTNKYNLPFAPFVGVSGHGQNCLFACAIIQDETINTFTWLFQSFLECMGGKQPRTVITDQDASMKEAVPEVFNLSKHINCLFHVKKKAEEKCCRTFVTKGDLHDDFPDLVHNSLTVAEFERLWQEMVQQYDIGDVNYFKIMWKERRRWAPVYFKTDFLPLLHSTSRSEGMNAIFKDNVASTDNVTSFMKEYEKISERIQDMEREQDSLTRTTKPTFWVHNELEIQASRMYNRQIFYRFQKQMKFAAQLHVDVVENGSRFEVYKSSMLAEKEFRTRCYLVLANLQQEEFACICGKFQKDGIVCAHILRVLVNLNMPVLPNKYYIKRWKPKDRKYVRDKQFNVPMELTEASRHLRYSQLSTMLNEMASDGARTNQKYLYVVNESERIFAGLDEMTKADELRELQARGVAVEKEPPIQMQEPHPDGYDNLQDPDVVVSKGRPKSRYLTAREKFLAKKQTKCSHCRSQDHNIATCHNLHIDKSLFEKKKPATKKPTGPSDSSTSKQNGAKRQRRKAPATQVEGML; this is translated from the exons ATGGAAGGCTCTTACCAGG CAAATGAAGAGTTCTATGCAGGCGACTACATTGGTACTCAG CCTGTGCGCTCCCAGTACCCGGAAATGATGTTTGACCCAAGGATTTCTCAAATGCAAGGCGGCGGGATTAATTTTCTACAGATGATTCCGCCTTACTCATTGGCCTATCCGGTTCATCAGTTTGGAACATCGACACATCCTCTGGCTGTTGTGAGTAACAAATCCGTTCCGGTGACTGGACAACATGCTACCCCAGTTGTCAAACATAAAGAAAAT GCATTAGTGTTGAGTCCAGGCTTTGGTGTGAACATGTCATACACACAAATGTTGCTTGCTGCTGAATCAGAG GATCCTCTATTTGGTTCACCACACACAGAGTACTATCCTGTTGGGGCTGAG AATGAGACATTTATGGTAACTGGACGGAACACAAGGTTGAGCGAGCTAGCTGGCATGGACAATCCAGAATCAAGCAACTACATTGAACAAGATGATCCTAGCAACTGGAACAACAACCAGACAGATTTCCAGGTGGCTGATTTGGCATTGCAAACTGCGACATGGGATGATGGCGTCCCAGCTCCTGGAGCAGAGCTCTTGCAGGCTCTAGGAATTTGTCCTGGAGACAATCAATATGAAGACGTTTCATGTAGTGAAGACTCGGACACCGATCCAAGTGCATTTGACAAAGTGCTAGTTGATGCTGAAGAAGATGCTAATCAGGTAGTTGCTGCACATGGTGATCAACATGGTGATAATGAAGCTGTGGACAATGACGTTGACCGATTCTCACTAGATGACATTGACAATTTCCTCGAGAATGATTCAGTTCTCGCTGCTCAGACTTGTAGCCAAGAAGTTCGCAGCCGCCATGTCCCGCAGATGGGTATGGATTTCGAGACATCGAAAGCAGCACAAGCATTCTACAACAGCTATTCTTGTTTGTGTGGATTTTCTGTGCGAAAAGCGTCGAACTACTGTGGCCAAACTAGCACAGGGGGTGGCGAGTCCCGATGTATTTTTAGATGCAACAGGTCTGGAAAGGTGCTTGATGAGGAACAAAAGGAGGCTAGGAGGAAACAAAGGAAAGATAGGTGGCAACAGCGAACTGGAAAGCTAGCACCAGAGACAAGGAAGAGAAAAAGGAATGTCATTGATGTCACAGGGTGTCAAGCTAAACTGGTAGTCAGCAAAAAAAATGGAAGATGGTTTGTCACGGACATCAACCTCGAGCACAACCATGAGTTGAGTCCACCGGATGAATCAAAGTTTTTGAGATCACATAAGCAAATGACGGATGAAGAAAAGTTGTTAGTGAGAACATTGAACTCAGCAAAACTGCCAACAAGAAAAATTATGGACATACTATCATTTTTAAGGCATGGCCCGCTTCCGTACACGAAAAAATATGTGACGAATCTGAGGGCATCAATCAGGAAAGAGAATGATGGCAATGATATGATGCAGCTGCTCGACTACTTCAGGACCAAGCAAGCAGAAGATCCAAGATACTACTACAAGTTTAAGGTTCATCCGCAAAAACCAAGCAAAGTGCTCTGCATTTTCTGGGCTGATGGCTACTCGAGGAAAATGTATGATTTGTATGGAGACAGCCTAAGTTTTGACACAACCTACAAAACCAACAAATACAACTTGCCATTTGCCCCATTTGTTGGTGTGTCCGGGCATGGACAGAACTGCTTGTTTGCATGTGCTATCATTCAGGATGAGACGATAAACACATTCACTTGGCTCTTTCAGTCATTCCTAGAGTGTATGGGTGGGAAGCAGCCAAGGACCGTTATCACGGACCAAGACGCGTCCATGAAGGAGGCTGTCCCTGAGGTCTTCAACCTTTCCAAGCACATAAACTGTCTGTTTCATGTGAAGAAAAAAGCTGAAGAGAAATGTTGTAGGACTTTTGTTACAAAAGGAGATCTCCATGATGATTTCCCAGACCTTGTGCACAACTCCCTCACAGTTGCAGAGTTTGAAAGGCTATGGCAAGAGATGGTGCAGCAGTATGACATTGGTGATGTTAACTATTTCAAGATTATGTGGAAAGAGAGGAGAAGGTGGGCACCTGTCTACTTCAAGACAGATTTCCTCCCACTCTTACATTCAACATCGAGGAGCGAAGGCATGAATGCCATATTCAAGGACAATGTAGCGTCGACCGACAATGTGACTAGTTTCATGAAAGAATACGAGAAGATATCTGAACGCATACAAGACATGGAAAGGGAGCAAGACTCGTTGACAAGGACAACAAAACCAACATTCTGGGTGCACAATGAGCTTGAGATTCAGGCATCGCGAATGTACAACCGGCAGATTTTTTACCGGTTTCAGAAACAAATGAAGTTTGCTGCCCAACTGCACGTGGATGTTGTTGAGAATGGATCAAGGTTTGAGGTTTACAAGTCGAGCATGCTTGCGGAAAAAGAATTCAGGACACGGTGTTACCTTGTACTAGCAAACCTGCAGCAAGAAGAATTTGCTTGCATCTGTGGGAAGTTTCAAAAGGATGGCATTGTGTGTGCACACATACTGCGAGTGCTTGTCAACCTGAACATGCCTGTTCTACCAAACAAGTATTATATTAAGAGATGGAAACCAAAAGACAGAAAATATGTAAGAGACAAGCAGTTCAATGTTCCCATGGAACTGACTGAGGCGAGCAGACATTTGAGGTATTCACAGCTATCAACAATGCTCAATGAAATGGCTTCCGATGGGGCAAGAACGAATCAAAAGTACTTGTATGTTGTGAACGAAAGTGAGAGAATATTTGCTGGGCTTGATGAGATGACCAAGGCAGATGAGTTGAGGGAGCTTCAGGCAAGAGGAGTTGCTGTGGAAAAAGAACCCCCAATACAAATGCAAGAACCCCACCCTGATGGCTATGACAACCTACAAGACCCTGATGTTGTTGTATCTAAAGGTCGACCGAAAAGTCGTTATCTAACAGCTAGGGAGAAGTTCCTCGCAAAGAAACAAACTAAATGCAGCCACTGCAGAAGCCAAGACCATAACATTGCTACTTGTCACAACCTGCATATTGATAAGTCTTTGTTTGAGAAGAAGAAACCAGCAACTAAAAAACCTACAG GTCCTTCTGATTCATCAACTAGTAAACAGAATGGAGCTAAGCGTCAACGAAGGAAGGCGCCTgccacacaggttgaaggaatgcTGTAG